One Xyrauchen texanus isolate HMW12.3.18 chromosome 44, RBS_HiC_50CHRs, whole genome shotgun sequence DNA segment encodes these proteins:
- the LOC127637036 gene encoding SH2 domain-containing protein 4A-like: MLQQILTDMYIEPELLAELNEEQKQVLFFKMREEQIRRWREREREMQLEKGETAHIKVSRKCVSWMKGLDDDVWVWVMGEHPNDKPYDQICDEIMTERAALQAQREAEQLRAKKEAELEKRFSGVHLEQREQEMKLEKIRQAAAEEQRRAEEELMKRETQERSKAEEELRGLEQERKQQIYMRLKEVQTSKQTQEEEKQWQETLQKSKAADMRRRSLVKQTIDDHRRRSVKALERGRVAAMTKTFCGENPTPPPKPKPRNMAISNTAITQKQELRRSLSTSSREHIIRWFKAEQLPIRAGFQRDQSRIAPWFHGIISREEAEELLNEGKAGHFLVRVSERIFGYVLSYRSKEGIKHLLIDASENCYMLLGDHIKFSTLTELVEYHQVEPLSPSGGEYLLHACGQRTGAADYTDLFS; encoded by the exons ATGCTGCAGCAGATCTTGACTGACATGTACATTGAACCGGAGCTGCTGGCCGAGCTGAATGAAGAGCAGAAACAGGTTTTGTTTTTCAAGATGAGAGAAGAACAGATcaggagatggagagagagagagagagagatgcagctgGAGAAAGGGGAGACTGCACACATAAAAG TTTCACGGAAGTGTGTATCATGGATGAAGGGTCTGGATGATGACGTGTGGGTTTGGGTGATGGGAGAACATCCGAATGATAAACCGTATGATCAGATCTGTGATGAGATCATGACTGAGAGAGCAGCGCTGCAGGCCCAGAGAGAAGCCGAGCAGCTTAG GGCAAAGAAAGAGGCCGAGCTGGAGAAGCggttttctggtgtccatcttgAACAGAGGGAACAGGAAATGAAGCTGGAGAAGATCAGACAGGCTGCTGCTGAGGAACAGAGAAGAGCTGAGGAGGAACTCATG AAACGGGAGACGCAGGAGAGGAGTAAAGCAGAGGAGGAGCTGAGAGGGCTGGAGCAGGAGAGAAAGCAGCAGATATACATGCGTCTGAAGGAAGTGCAGACCAGTAAACAGACTCAAGAGGAGGAGAAGCAGTGGCAGGAGACAT TGCAGAAGTCAAAAGCCGCAGACATGCGCAGACGCTCCCTGGTCAAACAGACCATCGATGACCATCGCAGACGCTCAGTCAAAGCTCTAGAGAGAGGTCGTGTGGCGGCCATGACAAAGACCTTCTGTGGAGAAAATCCAACCCCTCCCCCCAAACCCAAACCCAGAAACATGGCAATCAGCAACACTGCCATCACTCA GAAGCAAGAATTGCGCCGCTCATTGTCAACGTCTAGTCGAGAACATATCATTCGCTGGTTCAAGGCGGAACAGCTGCCTATCAGAGCGGGTTTCCAGCGTGACCAGAGCCGAATTGCCCCCTGGTTCCACG GTATAATATCTCGTGAGGAGGCAGAGGAACTGCTGAACGAGGGGAAGGCTGGTCACTTCCTGGTGCGTGTGAGCGAGAGAATCTTTGGATATGTGCTTTCTTACCGATCTAAAGAGGGAATCAAGCACTTGCTCATAGATGCTTCAGAGAACTGCTACATGCTGTTAGGAGACCACATCAAATTCAGTACACTCACAGAACTGGTGGAATATCATCAG GTGGAGCCACTGAGCCCGTCTGGAGGAGAGTATCTACTGCACGCGTGTGGACAGAGAACAGGTGCTGCTGACTACACGGATCTCTTCAGCTGA